Proteins found in one Mustela lutreola isolate mMusLut2 chromosome 10, mMusLut2.pri, whole genome shotgun sequence genomic segment:
- the PI4KB gene encoding phosphatidylinositol 4-kinase beta isoform X2 has product MGDMVVEPAPLKPTSEPTPSPPENNGGSLLGVITEGVGELSVIDPEVAQKACQEVLEQVKLLHGGMAISNTDTPLELVNGDVLDNAIRCLDDPPAQIREEEDEMGATVASNTAKGARRRRQNNSAKQSWLLRLFESKLFDISMAISYLYNSKEPGVQAYIGNRLFCFRNEDVDFYLPQLLNMYIHMDEDVGDAIKPYIVHRCRQSINFSLQCALLLGAYSSDMHISTQRHSRGTKLRKLILSDELKPAHRKRELPSLSPAPDMGLSPSKRTHQRSKSDATASISLSSNLKRTASNPKVENEDEPVRLAPEREFIKSLMAIGKRLATLPTKEQKTQRLISELSLLNHKLPARVWLPTAGFDHHVVRVPHTQAVVLNSKDKAPYLIYVEVLECENFDTTTVPARIPENRIRSTRSVENLPECGITHEQRAGSFSTVPNYDNDDEAWSVDDIGELQVELPEVHTNSCDNISQFSVDSITSQESKEPVFIAAGDIRRRLSEQLAHTPTAFRRDPEDPSAVALKEPWQEKVRRIREGSPYGHLPNWRLLSVIVKCGDDLRQELLAFQVLKQLQSIWEQERVPLWIKPYKILVISADSGMIEPVVNAVSIHQVKKQSQLSLLDYFLQEHGSYTTEAFLSAQRNFVQSCAGYCLVCYLLQVKDRHNGNILLDAEGHIIHIDFGFILSSSPRNLGFETSAFKLTTEFVDVMGGLDGDMFNYYKMLMLQGLIAARKHMDKVVQIVEIMQQGSQLPCFHGSSTIRNLKERFHMSMTEEQLQLLVEQMVDGSMRSITTKLYDGFQYLTNGIM; this is encoded by the exons ATGGGAGACATGGTGGTGGAACCTGCCCCGCTGAAGCCAACTTCTGAGCCCACTCCTAGCCCGCCAGAGAATAATGGGGGTTCCTTGCTAGGCGTCATCACAGAGGGGGTCGGGGAACTATCAGTGATTGACCCTGAGGTGGCCCAGAAGGCCTGCCAGGAGGTGCTGGAGCAAGTCAAGCTTTTGCATGGAGGCATGGCCATATCTAACACAGATACCCCACTGGAGTTGGTCAATGGGGATGTTTTGGACAATGCGATCCGTTGCTTGGACGATCCACCTGCCCAGAtaagggaggaggaagatgaaaTGGGGGCCACTGTGGCCTCGAACACAGCCAAAGGAGCAAGGAGGCGGCGGCAGAACAACTCTGCCAAACAATCCTGGCTGCTGAGGCTATTTGAGTCAAAACTATTTGACATCTCCATGGCCATTTCATACCTGTACAACTCCAAGGAGCCTGGAGTACAAGCCTACATTGGCAACCGGCTTTTCTGCTTTCGCAATGAGGATGTGGATTTCTATCTGCCCCAGTTGCTTAACATGTACATCCACATGGATGAGGACGTGGGTGACGCCATCAAGCCCTACATAGTCCATCGCTGCCGCCAGAGCATTAACTTTTCCCTCCAGTGCGCCCTGTTGCTTGGGGCCTACTCTTCAGACATGCACATTTCCACTCAGCGACACTCCCGTGGGACCAAGCTCCGGAAGCTGATCCTCTCAGATGAGCTGAAGCCAGCTCACCGGAAGAGGGAGCTGCCCTCCTTGAGCCCAGCCCCTGACATGGGGCTGTCTCCCTCTAAGAGGACTCACCAGCGCTCTAAGTCCGATGCCACCGCCAGCATAAGTCTCAGCAGCAACCTGAAACGAACAGCCAGCAACCCTAAAGTGGAAAATGAGGATGAG CCCGTCAGACTGGCTCCTGAGCGAGAATTCATCAAGTCCCTGATGGCGATTGGCAAGCGGCTGGCCACGCTCCCCACCAAGGAGCAGAAAACACAGAGGCTGATCTCCGAGCTCTCCCTACTCAACCATAAGCTCCCTGCCCGAGTCTGGCTGCCCACTGCCGGCTTTGACCACCACGTGGTCCGTGTGCCCCACACCCAGGCTGTTGTCCTCAACTCCAAGGACAAG GCTCCCTACCTGATCTATGTGGAAGTCCTTGAATGTGAAAACTTTGACACCACCACGGTCCCCGCCCGGATACCCGAGAACCGAATTCGGAGCACACGGTCGGTGGAGAACCTGCCCGAATGTGGTATCACTCATGAGCAGCGGGCAGGCAGCTTCAGCACTGTGCCCAACTATGATAACGATGACGAGGCCTGGTCGGTGGATGACATCGGCGAGCTACAGGTGGAG CTCCCTGAAGTGCACACCAACAGCTGTGACAACATTTCCCAGTTCTCTGTGGACAGCATCACCAGCCaggagagcaaggagcctgtgttcatagcagcagggGACATCCG ACGGAGGCTCTCGGAGCAGCTGGCTCACACCCCCACAGCCTTCAGACGAGACCCGGAAGACCCTTCTGCTGTTGCTCTCAAAGAGCCCTGGCAGGAGAAAGTAAG GCGAATCAGAGAGGGCTCCCCATATGGCCACCTCCCCAATTGGCGGCTCCTGTCAGTCATCGTCAAGTGTGGGGATGATCTTCGACAGGAGCTCCTGGCCTTCCAGGTGTTGAAGCAACTGCAG TCCATTTGGGAACAGGAGCGAGTGCCCCTGTGGATCAAGCCATACAAGATCCTTGTGATTTCTGCTGACAGTGGCATGATTGAACCTGTAGTCAACGCTGTGTCCATTCACCAGGTGAAGAAGCAGTCCCAGCTCTCCTTGCTTGATTACTTCCTGCAGGAGCACGGCAGTTACACCACTGAGGCATTCCTCAGTGCACAGCGCAATTTTGTACAAAGTTGTGCTGGCTATTGCTTGGTCTGCTACCTACTGCAAGTGAAGGACAG aCACAATGGAAACATCCTTTTGGATGCAGAAGGCCACATCATCCACATCGACTTTGGCTTCATCCTGTCCAGCTCACCCCGAAACCTGGGCTTTGAGACGTCAGCCTTTAAGCTGACCACAGAGTTTGTGGAC GTGATGGGGGGCCTGGATGGTGACATGTTCAACTACTACAAGATGTTGATGCTGCAGGGGCTGATCGCTGCTCGGAAGCACATGGATAAAGTGGTGCAGATCGTGGAGATCATGCAGCAGG GTTCTCAGCTTCCTTGCTTCCATGGCTCCAGCACCATCCGCAACCTCAAAGAGCGGTTCCACATGAGCATGACTGAGGAGCAGCTCCAGCTGCTGGTGGAACAGATGGTGGATGGCAGCATGCGCTCTATCACCACCAAACTCTATGACGGCTTCCAGTACCTCACCAATGGCATCATGTGA
- the PI4KB gene encoding phosphatidylinositol 4-kinase beta isoform X1, translated as MGDMVVEPAPLKPTSEPTPSPPENNGGSLLGVITEGVGELSVIDPEVAQKACQEVLEQVKLLHGGMAISNTDTPLELVNGDVLDNAIRCLDDPPAQIREEEDEMGATVASNTAKGARRRRQNNSAKQSWLLRLFESKLFDISMAISYLYNSKEPGVQAYIGNRLFCFRNEDVDFYLPQLLNMYIHMDEDVGDAIKPYIVHRCRQSINFSLQCALLLGAYSSDMHISTQRHSRGTKLRKLILSDELKPAHRKRELPSLSPAPDMGLSPSKRTHQRSKSDATASISLSSNLKRTASNPKVENEDEELSSSTESIDNSFSSPVRLAPEREFIKSLMAIGKRLATLPTKEQKTQRLISELSLLNHKLPARVWLPTAGFDHHVVRVPHTQAVVLNSKDKAPYLIYVEVLECENFDTTTVPARIPENRIRSTRSVENLPECGITHEQRAGSFSTVPNYDNDDEAWSVDDIGELQVELPEVHTNSCDNISQFSVDSITSQESKEPVFIAAGDIRRRLSEQLAHTPTAFRRDPEDPSAVALKEPWQEKVRRIREGSPYGHLPNWRLLSVIVKCGDDLRQELLAFQVLKQLQSIWEQERVPLWIKPYKILVISADSGMIEPVVNAVSIHQVKKQSQLSLLDYFLQEHGSYTTEAFLSAQRNFVQSCAGYCLVCYLLQVKDRHNGNILLDAEGHIIHIDFGFILSSSPRNLGFETSAFKLTTEFVDVMGGLDGDMFNYYKMLMLQGLIAARKHMDKVVQIVEIMQQGSQLPCFHGSSTIRNLKERFHMSMTEEQLQLLVEQMVDGSMRSITTKLYDGFQYLTNGIM; from the exons ATGGGAGACATGGTGGTGGAACCTGCCCCGCTGAAGCCAACTTCTGAGCCCACTCCTAGCCCGCCAGAGAATAATGGGGGTTCCTTGCTAGGCGTCATCACAGAGGGGGTCGGGGAACTATCAGTGATTGACCCTGAGGTGGCCCAGAAGGCCTGCCAGGAGGTGCTGGAGCAAGTCAAGCTTTTGCATGGAGGCATGGCCATATCTAACACAGATACCCCACTGGAGTTGGTCAATGGGGATGTTTTGGACAATGCGATCCGTTGCTTGGACGATCCACCTGCCCAGAtaagggaggaggaagatgaaaTGGGGGCCACTGTGGCCTCGAACACAGCCAAAGGAGCAAGGAGGCGGCGGCAGAACAACTCTGCCAAACAATCCTGGCTGCTGAGGCTATTTGAGTCAAAACTATTTGACATCTCCATGGCCATTTCATACCTGTACAACTCCAAGGAGCCTGGAGTACAAGCCTACATTGGCAACCGGCTTTTCTGCTTTCGCAATGAGGATGTGGATTTCTATCTGCCCCAGTTGCTTAACATGTACATCCACATGGATGAGGACGTGGGTGACGCCATCAAGCCCTACATAGTCCATCGCTGCCGCCAGAGCATTAACTTTTCCCTCCAGTGCGCCCTGTTGCTTGGGGCCTACTCTTCAGACATGCACATTTCCACTCAGCGACACTCCCGTGGGACCAAGCTCCGGAAGCTGATCCTCTCAGATGAGCTGAAGCCAGCTCACCGGAAGAGGGAGCTGCCCTCCTTGAGCCCAGCCCCTGACATGGGGCTGTCTCCCTCTAAGAGGACTCACCAGCGCTCTAAGTCCGATGCCACCGCCAGCATAAGTCTCAGCAGCAACCTGAAACGAACAGCCAGCAACCCTAAAGTGGAAAATGAGGATGAG GAGCTCTCCTCCAGCACCGAGAGTATTGATAATTCATTCAGTTCC CCCGTCAGACTGGCTCCTGAGCGAGAATTCATCAAGTCCCTGATGGCGATTGGCAAGCGGCTGGCCACGCTCCCCACCAAGGAGCAGAAAACACAGAGGCTGATCTCCGAGCTCTCCCTACTCAACCATAAGCTCCCTGCCCGAGTCTGGCTGCCCACTGCCGGCTTTGACCACCACGTGGTCCGTGTGCCCCACACCCAGGCTGTTGTCCTCAACTCCAAGGACAAG GCTCCCTACCTGATCTATGTGGAAGTCCTTGAATGTGAAAACTTTGACACCACCACGGTCCCCGCCCGGATACCCGAGAACCGAATTCGGAGCACACGGTCGGTGGAGAACCTGCCCGAATGTGGTATCACTCATGAGCAGCGGGCAGGCAGCTTCAGCACTGTGCCCAACTATGATAACGATGACGAGGCCTGGTCGGTGGATGACATCGGCGAGCTACAGGTGGAG CTCCCTGAAGTGCACACCAACAGCTGTGACAACATTTCCCAGTTCTCTGTGGACAGCATCACCAGCCaggagagcaaggagcctgtgttcatagcagcagggGACATCCG ACGGAGGCTCTCGGAGCAGCTGGCTCACACCCCCACAGCCTTCAGACGAGACCCGGAAGACCCTTCTGCTGTTGCTCTCAAAGAGCCCTGGCAGGAGAAAGTAAG GCGAATCAGAGAGGGCTCCCCATATGGCCACCTCCCCAATTGGCGGCTCCTGTCAGTCATCGTCAAGTGTGGGGATGATCTTCGACAGGAGCTCCTGGCCTTCCAGGTGTTGAAGCAACTGCAG TCCATTTGGGAACAGGAGCGAGTGCCCCTGTGGATCAAGCCATACAAGATCCTTGTGATTTCTGCTGACAGTGGCATGATTGAACCTGTAGTCAACGCTGTGTCCATTCACCAGGTGAAGAAGCAGTCCCAGCTCTCCTTGCTTGATTACTTCCTGCAGGAGCACGGCAGTTACACCACTGAGGCATTCCTCAGTGCACAGCGCAATTTTGTACAAAGTTGTGCTGGCTATTGCTTGGTCTGCTACCTACTGCAAGTGAAGGACAG aCACAATGGAAACATCCTTTTGGATGCAGAAGGCCACATCATCCACATCGACTTTGGCTTCATCCTGTCCAGCTCACCCCGAAACCTGGGCTTTGAGACGTCAGCCTTTAAGCTGACCACAGAGTTTGTGGAC GTGATGGGGGGCCTGGATGGTGACATGTTCAACTACTACAAGATGTTGATGCTGCAGGGGCTGATCGCTGCTCGGAAGCACATGGATAAAGTGGTGCAGATCGTGGAGATCATGCAGCAGG GTTCTCAGCTTCCTTGCTTCCATGGCTCCAGCACCATCCGCAACCTCAAAGAGCGGTTCCACATGAGCATGACTGAGGAGCAGCTCCAGCTGCTGGTGGAACAGATGGTGGATGGCAGCATGCGCTCTATCACCACCAAACTCTATGACGGCTTCCAGTACCTCACCAATGGCATCATGTGA
- the PI4KB gene encoding phosphatidylinositol 4-kinase beta isoform X3, whose translation MGDMVVEPAPLKPTSEPTPSPPENNGGSLLGVITEGVGELSVIDPEVAQKACQEVLEQVKLLHGGMAISNTDTPLELVNGDVLDNAIRCLDDPPAQIREEEDEMGATVASNTAKGARRRRQNNSAKQSWLLRLFESKLFDISMAISYLYNSKEPGVQAYIGNRLFCFRNEDVDFYLPQLLNMYIHMDEDVGDAIKPYIVHRCRQSINFSLQCALLLGAYSSDMHISTQRHSRGTKLRKLILSDELKPAHRKRELPSLSPAPDMGLSPSKRTHQRSKSDATASISLSSNLKRTASNPKVENEDEELSSSTESIDNSFSSPVRLAPEREFIKSLMAIGKRLATLPTKEQKTQRLISELSLLNHKLPARVWLPTAGFDHHVVRVPHTQAVVLNSKDKAPYLIYVEVLECENFDTTTVPARIPENRIRSTRSVENLPECGITHEQRAGSFSTVPNYDNDDEAWSVDDIGELQVELPEVHTNSCDNISQFSVDSITSQESKEPVFIAAGDIRRRLSEQLAHTPTAFRRDPEDPSAVALKEPWQEKVRRIREGSPYGHLPNWRLLSVIVKCGDDLRQELLAFQVLKQLQVKKQSQLSLLDYFLQEHGSYTTEAFLSAQRNFVQSCAGYCLVCYLLQVKDRHNGNILLDAEGHIIHIDFGFILSSSPRNLGFETSAFKLTTEFVDVMGGLDGDMFNYYKMLMLQGLIAARKHMDKVVQIVEIMQQGSQLPCFHGSSTIRNLKERFHMSMTEEQLQLLVEQMVDGSMRSITTKLYDGFQYLTNGIM comes from the exons ATGGGAGACATGGTGGTGGAACCTGCCCCGCTGAAGCCAACTTCTGAGCCCACTCCTAGCCCGCCAGAGAATAATGGGGGTTCCTTGCTAGGCGTCATCACAGAGGGGGTCGGGGAACTATCAGTGATTGACCCTGAGGTGGCCCAGAAGGCCTGCCAGGAGGTGCTGGAGCAAGTCAAGCTTTTGCATGGAGGCATGGCCATATCTAACACAGATACCCCACTGGAGTTGGTCAATGGGGATGTTTTGGACAATGCGATCCGTTGCTTGGACGATCCACCTGCCCAGAtaagggaggaggaagatgaaaTGGGGGCCACTGTGGCCTCGAACACAGCCAAAGGAGCAAGGAGGCGGCGGCAGAACAACTCTGCCAAACAATCCTGGCTGCTGAGGCTATTTGAGTCAAAACTATTTGACATCTCCATGGCCATTTCATACCTGTACAACTCCAAGGAGCCTGGAGTACAAGCCTACATTGGCAACCGGCTTTTCTGCTTTCGCAATGAGGATGTGGATTTCTATCTGCCCCAGTTGCTTAACATGTACATCCACATGGATGAGGACGTGGGTGACGCCATCAAGCCCTACATAGTCCATCGCTGCCGCCAGAGCATTAACTTTTCCCTCCAGTGCGCCCTGTTGCTTGGGGCCTACTCTTCAGACATGCACATTTCCACTCAGCGACACTCCCGTGGGACCAAGCTCCGGAAGCTGATCCTCTCAGATGAGCTGAAGCCAGCTCACCGGAAGAGGGAGCTGCCCTCCTTGAGCCCAGCCCCTGACATGGGGCTGTCTCCCTCTAAGAGGACTCACCAGCGCTCTAAGTCCGATGCCACCGCCAGCATAAGTCTCAGCAGCAACCTGAAACGAACAGCCAGCAACCCTAAAGTGGAAAATGAGGATGAG GAGCTCTCCTCCAGCACCGAGAGTATTGATAATTCATTCAGTTCC CCCGTCAGACTGGCTCCTGAGCGAGAATTCATCAAGTCCCTGATGGCGATTGGCAAGCGGCTGGCCACGCTCCCCACCAAGGAGCAGAAAACACAGAGGCTGATCTCCGAGCTCTCCCTACTCAACCATAAGCTCCCTGCCCGAGTCTGGCTGCCCACTGCCGGCTTTGACCACCACGTGGTCCGTGTGCCCCACACCCAGGCTGTTGTCCTCAACTCCAAGGACAAG GCTCCCTACCTGATCTATGTGGAAGTCCTTGAATGTGAAAACTTTGACACCACCACGGTCCCCGCCCGGATACCCGAGAACCGAATTCGGAGCACACGGTCGGTGGAGAACCTGCCCGAATGTGGTATCACTCATGAGCAGCGGGCAGGCAGCTTCAGCACTGTGCCCAACTATGATAACGATGACGAGGCCTGGTCGGTGGATGACATCGGCGAGCTACAGGTGGAG CTCCCTGAAGTGCACACCAACAGCTGTGACAACATTTCCCAGTTCTCTGTGGACAGCATCACCAGCCaggagagcaaggagcctgtgttcatagcagcagggGACATCCG ACGGAGGCTCTCGGAGCAGCTGGCTCACACCCCCACAGCCTTCAGACGAGACCCGGAAGACCCTTCTGCTGTTGCTCTCAAAGAGCCCTGGCAGGAGAAAGTAAG GCGAATCAGAGAGGGCTCCCCATATGGCCACCTCCCCAATTGGCGGCTCCTGTCAGTCATCGTCAAGTGTGGGGATGATCTTCGACAGGAGCTCCTGGCCTTCCAGGTGTTGAAGCAACTGCAG GTGAAGAAGCAGTCCCAGCTCTCCTTGCTTGATTACTTCCTGCAGGAGCACGGCAGTTACACCACTGAGGCATTCCTCAGTGCACAGCGCAATTTTGTACAAAGTTGTGCTGGCTATTGCTTGGTCTGCTACCTACTGCAAGTGAAGGACAG aCACAATGGAAACATCCTTTTGGATGCAGAAGGCCACATCATCCACATCGACTTTGGCTTCATCCTGTCCAGCTCACCCCGAAACCTGGGCTTTGAGACGTCAGCCTTTAAGCTGACCACAGAGTTTGTGGAC GTGATGGGGGGCCTGGATGGTGACATGTTCAACTACTACAAGATGTTGATGCTGCAGGGGCTGATCGCTGCTCGGAAGCACATGGATAAAGTGGTGCAGATCGTGGAGATCATGCAGCAGG GTTCTCAGCTTCCTTGCTTCCATGGCTCCAGCACCATCCGCAACCTCAAAGAGCGGTTCCACATGAGCATGACTGAGGAGCAGCTCCAGCTGCTGGTGGAACAGATGGTGGATGGCAGCATGCGCTCTATCACCACCAAACTCTATGACGGCTTCCAGTACCTCACCAATGGCATCATGTGA